The genomic stretch GGGAGGCTCCTCACCCACTCCAGTCCTTGGAATGTGCATTTTCCTCCACCCCTCCAGATGCTGCCCCAAGGACACAGCTTTGAGATAACAGTGTGGCATTAGATGGTGTATGTcactgaacccagttaaggcccTGATTTAACTTTCAAGATTTGGTAGATGGGTGCAGAGATCTAATCTTGCAACCCAAAGATAAGCCTTGAAAAGTTTCCTTGCTTAAGGATGCCACCTACCAACTTGAAAAGGCCACCTGTCTCCTTTCTGCCCTCTGCATAATGGAGGCGGTTTCTGATTGCACTTGAGAAGCTCCCAAGGAGTTAGTGAAACGAGACATAGGGAGGGGGGCATCCAGGAGAACATTCGAGTTGGTGGGCTCGGCTACTGTGCTGGTTGGCTGCAGCTGTTTCTGCACTCCACCCTGAGAAGGCTCCAGCCAGGATTTGATGTGAGGGCCATAGAAGCAAACCAAAGCACCCAAGAGCTCAGAATCATTAAAGTCTGTCCTCAAGAGCAACACCCAAAGTTCAGGTGGTTGGACTGTTCAGTATGCAACGGGGAGTCCTAGATGGTTGTCAATGGGGAGCGTGCACTAATACAGCTGGGATTTCAGACAGATCCCCTCGGCTGCCACAGGAAGGGTGGATCATGAGGGGAGATTAGGGCTGAGAGCCTAGGAGAGCAGCAGCCAGGGAAGGGTGAGGAAAAGCCTCCAAGAACTATATTCTTGGCTTCTAGCTGCCTTCTACCACCTGTTCCCCAAGGGCCCTGGTCTTTGCAACTGCTCAAAGACTGTCTACTCCAGCCATGTCTATCCTGGGAAAATGAAGAGCAGGGAACTGCTGCGGAACACAGAACAAACCAGCGCTGGCCAGTTTCCCCGCCTGCCTACCTGGCTTCAAAGCCAGAATGAGGGCCTCTAGAACCCAGGGAGCACGGTATCGGTAGATAGTtccagagagagatggaggcagaaCCAACATTCCAAATACTGTTTACTTCACTGAAACCGGGAGGCAAGGGAAAGGGTATGTGAATTTCTGGGGGGCACCAAGCCTAGGAGTGCACGTTGACGACGGCTACGTAGAGGGCCAGGGTGCTGAGGGCCAGCAGCCCTGTCACCACTGCCCGGGCCAGCAGTGCTGTCCAGCTGCCCAGGGAACAGAGGTGGACGAAGGTCCTGTGGGGAAACATCGCAATGAGAGAAGAACAGATAATCTACCCCTACACAGACCCAACCTCAAACCCCACCCAGCTCACTCCATGACAAAGGCCTTGTAGACGCTGAGGAACATCAGGAGGAGGACCGCTGGCCGAAAAGTGTGGTACAGGTCGTAGCGTGTTATCATCCAGACCTGGGCAGATGCGACGATGTAATGGAcctgcagggaggcaggaagtCAGGGCAGGCCTCGGGGGAGAGCACGGCCAGCAGCAATGGGGTGTGCGGGGCAGCAGGACTGCGTACCAGACTGATGTTGGAGTCAATGCTCATCTGGATGTACTTCCAGTCAAACTCAATGCCCCGGGCTCCAACCCAGAGAGGGATGCAGCTGAGGAAGGCAAAGGGAGGGATTCTCCAGCACCCAAACACCCTCAGCACCCAGAATCTgagcccctgccctccagcacCTCCCTAgaacccaggtgccctttctcGGGGATGTGGGCGCCAGGCTGCTGCACACACCGGGACATAATGAGCTCGGCggtggcccagcccagggcagcaACCATGATCTTGTACTCCCCCTTGCCTGCGTTCCGGGACATGACAAGGTTGAGGCCGATCAGGTCCGCCACATCCACGCTGGCCTTCATGAACTCCTGTGGGTCGGGTTGACGCGCGAGTGAGTACGGGGGCCAGGGGGCCCCGCTCCTGCACTCCCGCCCCTTGCCCCACTCACCCCGATGAAGTCATAGATGCCGCCTTCCCAGGTGGGAAAAAAAGTGGCCAGGAACAGCATCTGAGAACAGAAAACAGAGGTCGCTGCAGGGGGACGGGAATCACCCAAGGGGAATGTGGAGGCGGAGGGTGGGGCTCGGGGGGCCCTTGTGGCGCGGGACGGCCAGAAGGGGGGCGAGAGTACAGGGCCGGGGTCAGGCGCGGAGGTGCGGGGCTAGGCACCCCAGCGGTGGAGGCAGCACCGGGTTCGCGCCTCCCACGAGTCCACGACGCTGCGCCGCCCGGCGGAGTTTCCTCGACTTCACTACAGAGCTACTAGCGGTGGCTCGGAGACCTCGGGGCCCCTCCCGGTCCCCCCTCCCGGAGCACGTCTCCCAGGGGGGTTCCCGGGGCGCGGGGCCTCACCTTGCACAGCTGCACGAAGAGGTAGGTGACGCCGGCCTGCACGCACTTCCAGAAGGCGTTGTACTCCGACCTGCAGGAGCGGGCGGTGAGCCGAGCCCGGGCCCGCGCCCTcccgcccgcggccgccccgcACTCACAGGCCGCTGCACTTGTAGGTGATGAAGTACGGGAAGTAGGCCAGGGCGAAGCAGTTCCCGAAGTGGAACAGGGTCATGGCGCCGGCCGCCCGGCCCGCCGGAGCGCGCGTCTCCGCCTCCGCCGCCTGGCGCCCGAGCCGGGCCTAGCGCCCGCTGCCTCCGCCGCGACCCGCGCGGCCTTCTGGGAGCGGGGGCCCGGCCGGCGCCGGCGCGCTGACGTCAcggcccgcggccgccccgccccccgagtCTGCGCGGCCCCAGTGCGCCGGCGCggagccaggctggggctgggggcggggctgggggcggggctgggggcggggctgggggcggggctgggggcggggcagtGCGGGCGCCCGCGCCCCCCGTGGGACGGGCGCAGCGACACGGGCGCGGCTGGGAGCACTCTGCGTTTTTATTTCACAGCGGGGCGCCCTCCCGCCCCGGGGGAGGCGAGGGCGGGAACGGGGGGCACGAGTTccggcccgggagcccaggggagcGGAGGGGGGCCGTCCTGCGTCACTGGTCACGGTTGAACATGTAGCGGAGGAGGTCCACCACCCGGTGACTGTAGCCGAACTCGTTGTCGTACCTGGGGAGCGGGGCGGCGGGTCAGGGCCCCCCTCCGGACCGCTCCTGGTccgcaccccccccgccccgcggacCCCAACCACCTCACCAGGAAATGAGCTTCACGAAGCTGTTGTTGAGCGCGATGCCGGCGTTAGCGTCGAAGATGGACGAGTGGGTGTTGCCCACAAAGTCCGTGGACACGACCTGGGCGTCCGAATTTCAAAGATGAGTGTGGGCGCGGAGCAAGGACCTCCAGGAGCCCAGGCTCCGGCTCTTAGGCACCTGGCCATCGCTTCACCTACAGTGTCTGGGAGCCCGCTGTGTCCAGGTTCTGGGGGCCCAGGAGGAAGGCACGCGGGGGCTTGGCCTGCGGCCAAAGGACGAAGAGCACAAACACCCTGAGGCTGCAGCAGTCCCGTCCCGGTGAGCATGCAGGTATTCGTCCTTACGGCCGGCCAGCAAGGCCCCCTGGGAGGCTGGGTCTGGAGGTCTAGTGCCCGAGGTGGAAGGAGCTACAGCACAGGCCCCCCACCCAACCCCGGGGTTGGCCCTAGTGCGGTGTCGGCCACAGAGGAAGGTTTTCAGCAGTGGGAGGGGATGTGATCTGATTTCCTTAAGAGAGCCTGGTGAGAGTGGACCTGTAGGAGCTAAAGCAGAGACAGCACCAAAGGTGGAAGCGCAGAGATGGCGCGACCGGGAGCAAATGCATGGTGACAGCCGTTCTTCACAGGGAAGGCGCCTGGCCTGGCCTACCCTGACCGATTGTTGAAAAGTGGGGGCCACTGTCTTGTTCCTGAGGCACCCATTGAGCAGCTGCCGCTGTGCCAGGCCCCGGGGAGATGGCTGGAGCCACGGAGCCCCCAAGTCCCTGCTTTCCTGTGGTGCACATGCTAGCGGCGCCAACGCTGACGGTGAAAGGGAACTTCAAGTaagagggtcagaaggagaaTATGTCACTGAGGACAGAAGCTGAAATAGGGACTTGGAGCAGCTGAGGGCCGACTGCTTGGCCACCGGGAAGAAAAGCTATTCAGACCAaaggagcagcaagtgcaaagaccctgaggtgggAAGAGCAGCCCTCCAGacctccccagccctgcagcccctaTCTTGATACGACGTGAGCAGCTCTTTGGCAACAGGGGAATTCCTCCCCAGAGGGCTCTTCCCACGGTCCCCCACCTCAGCCCCTACCTCATCCTCGGTGTAGGCAAGGATGCCAGCGAGGGGCCCCTTGGCTGCCGCTTTTATGGCCTCTTTGATGGCCTCGTATGGGGTGGGCTGGGCCAGGCGGCAGGTCAGGTCCACAACAGATACGTCTGGGGTTGGCACCCGGAACGCCATTCCTGTCAGCTTCCTGGAAAATCCCACATTAGGGGTGGGAGTCAGAACCCAGGACTTCTCCATCCATCCCATGTAGTCTCTACTTTCCCCTCAAGGATTGGGGGCCAGTCCAGTCCTCCTGGGGGCGTATCCCAACCCTGGTTGCAGCTTTCTGCCTTCATACCCTTTGAGGTCTGGGATGACTTTGCCAACGGCCTTGGCAGCCCCCGTGGAGGCTGGGATGATGTTCTGGTGGGCGCCCCGGCCATCTCGCCAGGCCTTCTTTGATGGCCCGTCCAcagtcttctgggtggcagtatAGGAATGAACTGTGGTCTTGGGGAAGAAGAAGGCCGAGCTGAGCCCTTCCTCCTCCTAAGCTCCCAGGCCTGAGGTGGTGACCTGGGTGGGGAAGTCCACAGACCCCGGGAGGGCCAGGTACAGGCCAGGGGCCAGCCTGTCTGGAGGTCGCACAGTATTTTAAGAGACTTCACCACTTGGCTCCTCCCCCCGAAaccgtctctctccctcttaaccCCTCACGCTAAGCCAATCCTGGGAAGAGGTGGAGTTTCCCTGCCACCCCTCCTGTCAGCCTCTGTCCCAGCTCACCATCAGCCCTTCCACGATCCCAAATCGCTCATGGATGACCTTGGCAAGGGGCGCCAggcagttggtggtgcaggatGCATTGCTGAAACGGGCCACGTGTGCAAGGGCAGTGTGAGGTGAGTCGCAGAACAAGTCCTGCACCCTCACCTCTCTCGGGTTATGCACACAGGCCTGGTCTTGTGGACgtcaggatggggaggagggggatcaCTGGGGGTGCCCTTCAGGCTGAGGGGAGGTGCTGGAGGTACAGCTGGGGACGCTCCCCAAGCATGTTCCCTGGGAGTCCTGCTGTTCTAACCGGGAGTTTTAGGGAAACGGTGACATGACGGCATCAAGGCTTTGGGAAAGGAGATGTGAAGCAGCACCGGGGGTCTACTGGGAGCGGGGGTGAAGAGGGGGAGGCTGGCATGTCCTCTGGGTGCCACTCACACCCTTAAGAAGGGTGCTGCCCATTACCTGACGACTTTCATGGAGGCAGGATCATAGCTCTTCTCGTTTACCCCCATGACAAACATGGGTGCATCCGGTGAGGGTGCGGAGATGACCACACGCAAGGCGCCTGCCTCGATGTGGCCCTAGAGGAGGAGCACAGGTGGCAGGGGGTGCTTTGAGGGCCGCCTCCACACCCCCTACCCCCGCCCAGGTGTCTGGGCACCTGTCCCCCACTTACTGAAGCTTCCTCTAAGGACAGGTACACGCCTGTGGACTCCACCACAAAGGGGTTCCCGACAGACTTCCAGGGAATGTCTCGGGGCTGCTTGCTGTGGAGGGGTGGCAGCGCCTGAGCCGGGCTCTTCCAGCGCGGCCCTGCCTTACAGGCATGGCCTTCACTGCTCGAAGGCCAACCGGAGGCCTTCTTACCCGGCCTGTACCCTCCCACTCCCACAGTAGCCCCAGCACCTCACCAGCCCTCCCGCCCCACAAGTAGAAGCTGAaacccgcgccccccgcccccccgcccctgccgtGGCTGTGCCAGAGGGACCTGGCCGGGGCGCATGCACAGGTGCGTGGGAAAGTCTCGGGCCGAGGGGTCCAGCCGAGGCTGCAAACTTCTATATTTAGAAAGGGAACCTCCCATTACAGGTTCGGGGgtcccatttttttatttttaatttttttgttatcttaaaagtttatatttgaAGCATATTAAACATCTAACCCGATTGCTTTTGATTTACAGATTCTAAACCTATCTTTAAATGGAAGGaaggactgggtgatgggcacggggtgttatgctagatgttggcaaattgaactccaataaaaataaataaataaataaatgggaaaaaaaaccaaccaaccaaacaaaaaataaaataaatggaaggaagggTATTACTATCAGTGTGAACCGTGTGACATGGGTACTCGGCAGCATTGCCCGAGTTTCAGAGGTCTGGTTTAGGGTCTCCAGAGGTGACTGGCACGGTTGGGACAACATGGAAAGGCAGGGGGTCCCCATCAGGACCTGGGGTTTTATTCAGGGGGGATGGGATGCCGTTGGAGGATTTAAGTAGGGGAGTCACCAAGTCCagttgatgtttttaaaaggcCCCTGTGGCTGCTGTGTAAGAACCGAGCGGAAACGGTTGGTGCCGTTTCCTGGGAAGGGACATGAATAGGTTTGGGGGTTGAAGGAGAATCAGAAGTTGAGCGTTAAACATATTGAGTTGCTACGCCTGTGAGAAAGCATGTGAATGTGTGTTAAATAAAAAGTAGTTTGAGTAGAGTGGGACACCTTTCTAGATTAGTGCTTTTGAACCATTTTAGGGGTCGGGGACTTCTCGGAAACCCCTCTCTGCCCAGTACCCAGGGGCATGCGTGCACACAGTTTGGGGGATCCTGGCCCCCATGTGAGAGGTTGGAGTCCCGTTCTAGTCCTCTCTACAGCTCCTGCATGGATATGCTGCGGGCACGAGTCCGAGAGCTGCCCTTACCACTGGAAGACGCTGATCTCCTGGTTGTCTACCACCAGCTTTCCGTTCCTGTGCTCCACGCTCCCCTTGTACCGGCCGTGGGTGGAGTCATATTTAAACATGTACACCTGCGGGCGACAGGATGGCTCCCAGTCTTGGGTGGCAAGGGTAGAGGAGTGAGCATCCCTAGGGAGTCCCCCCTCCATGAAGGTTCCACATGGCATCTGGGAGCCTTCCACGGagctctcctccccactcccttcccagctctaccttctgcctgctgctcaccaTATATTCTGGGTCAATGAATGGGTCATTCACTGCCACCACTTTAACACCCTTCTGTATGCAGGCGCGTAGCACCAGGCGACCGATGCGTCCAAATCTGTACAGGGACAAGGGTGGCGGGGGCGGTGCTCAGAGTCCTCGccagcaggcagaggagggatGGGAGAGAAAGGGCTAACTGGAGGTGCGCTCTAGGGGGTTGGGTGGGACTCCCAGAGGCGGCGGCACAGTGCAGGCACTGTCTTCTCTTGCCCACATGTCCTCTCCGGCCCCTTAATGCTTTTCCTGCTTCCTCTACCCATCCATCCCACCCTCCTCTTCCTGACCCTGGAGCTGGGAGGATCTTGTAGAACTTCAGGTCAGATTATGTCACTTGGCTTGAAAAGCTCCTCGGCTCTAACTCCGTAAAGTCAGGTCCAGACTGCTTCCCACGGCCTGCTAGGCCCCCGCCagcttccccctccttccccttggCTCCCTTGCTTGCTCCCCACACAGATTCCTGCCTGTTCCGAGTGCACTGAGCTGCCCCCACCTCTGAGCTGGCTACCCCGCTCCTCGCCGCTAATTGCACCCGACTCCCGTTCTACTCATGTCACTGGACTGTCGCGTGCCTTATTTGATTGTTGTCTTCCCGGCAGAATGTGAGCTCTCTGAGGGCGGAGCCCCGTCTACCCCTTCCCTGTGCTTCCTAAGGGTTGGCAGAATGACAGCGCTGATGGTGAGAAGTGGGGGGATGCCCCGGGGAAGCAGCCAGAGGGAAGGCTGGGCCCTCGGGCCGGGGCCAGCTCACCCATTGATGCCCACGGTCAGCTTCTGACCCACAGGAGCCTTCTTAGGTTGAGGAAGAGGCGGGGGTTCCTCCTTGACTGGCTCAGGTTTGGGCTCCGGCTCTGGCTCAGGCTGGGGCTCCCGCTCTGCCTCAACTTTGGGCTCTGGCGGAGGTGGTGCTCTGGTCACTGTTGGGGATCGGGTGGGGACAATGAACTGCATCGTCACAGTGGGAGGGAATGAGCCATTTTGGCCACCCGGAACCCCTTGCTGTGGTGGCCGACCACCTGGCTCAGTGTTTCCCCAACCTACACGATGCACCCAGTGAGCAGGGGGTGGGCTTGCTTTAAAACACCAATGctacggatgcctgggtggctcagtggttgaacgtttgcctttggctcaggtcgtgatcccagggtcctgggatcgagtcccatgtcgggctccccgcagggagcctgcttctcctaatgcctgtgtctctgcctctctcatgaatttattctcatgaataaataaataaataaataaataaatacttaacccccccccccaccaatgcCAGGGACCCTTCCCTGGAGAGTCTAACTCAGTCCACGTTTTTAACAATCACACGTGGGGATGGTattgtctgtgcctcagtttcctgctctGGCAAATGACGATGATAGTACTTCTGAGAGTCACTGTGATGATTGAGTGAGGTGATGCATGTAATGCTATTGAGAGAGTCTAGGAAACAGTCCACTTAAATGAGTATTTCAAAGATCATTTCCCAAACTCATCTGATAATTGCTTTAGCCCAGCGGACCCCAAGCTGTTAGGATAAGAACCCCAGGGCAGGCCTCTTCCTGGGGAaatctgactcagtaggtctacactgaggcccaggaatcCTGGTTCTAAAAGCACTCCAGGTGATCCACAGAGAATAACTCTGGTGATCCACAGAGGCAATACAGGGGTATCATCACATGAAACGAGTGGAAATCCACGCCAGCTTCCACCTCTCCAAAGGTACACACTTCCACTCCCGTCCTGCATCTGAAGCCCCCCACTACTCGGAGGCGTGCTAGCAGGGCTGTAGACTAgggcttgggggtgggagggagacacagaggcaCCAGTCTGGGGGCCTGGCCCGCAGAGGGTTTCCAGCTGGGAATCAGGCCTGACTATCACCCCTGCTCAGCCACCTGCCAGCTGTGTAGTCTTGAGCAAGTCAGGGACCTCTCTGGCCTGTTAACTGGTGCCACATCTGAGCTGGCTGGGGGCCACTATCAAAGGCTCAGATCTCACCCCCCAATAGGTGCTGACCTCAGCAGAGGGAGGAAGTTGCTGCTAAGAGTGGttgagaggaaaaggaagacagagaggttggagaagagctggaggaggaaggtggCCGCTGCACTCGGCGCCAGAGTCAAGGGCACTGGGAGGTGCTGGGGCTAGGAGCCGGGGCCACCCGGCCTCTGGGTCTCCCTGACCTCGACGGGCTGCCGCAGACTATGTGGCCTGAGCCTGGACTGTGGGTTTCCTGTGGCAACACCAGTTCTTCATTTGTGGCAGTGACCCTGTGGTTTTGGTGACCCTAGGATGTTTGCATTTCTGGGGGCTCTGCTTCCACTATCAGGAAAGGGGCGAGATCTGTTCATGTGGGTTGAGTGGGAATCTGAGCCCACCCCCGacctttcaaaagaaaacagctggttctcctctcccaccttctcccagGCTCCCCCCGCCTCGTCCAGGGGTGGGGTGCGCTGGCTGGAGGAAAGCTGCTGCACTGGGAAGGAAGAGCCTGAAGGAGCTTCAGTGATGAAGCATCAC from Canis lupus dingo isolate Sandy chromosome 1, ASM325472v2, whole genome shotgun sequence encodes the following:
- the TMEM147 gene encoding transmembrane protein 147; the protein is MTLFHFGNCFALAYFPYFITYKCSGLSEYNAFWKCVQAGVTYLFVQLCKMLFLATFFPTWEGGIYDFIGEFMKASVDVADLIGLNLVMSRNAGKGEYKIMVAALGWATAELIMSRCIPLWVGARGIEFDWKYIQMSIDSNISLVHYIVASAQVWMITRYDLYHTFRPAVLLLMFLSVYKAFVMETFVHLCSLGSWTALLARAVVTGLLALSTLALYVAVVNVHS
- the GAPDHS gene encoding glyceraldehyde-3-phosphate dehydrogenase, testis-specific isoform X1, encoding MSKRDIVLTNVTVVQLLRQPCPVTRAPPPPEPKVEAEREPQPEPEPEPKPEPVKEEPPPLPQPKKAPVGQKLTVGINGFGRIGRLVLRACIQKGVKVVAVNDPFIDPEYMVYMFKYDSTHGRYKGSVEHRNGKLVVDNQEISVFQCKQPRDIPWKSVGNPFVVESTGVYLSLEEASGHIEAGALRVVISAPSPDAPMFVMGVNEKSYDPASMKVVSNASCTTNCLAPLAKVIHERFGIVEGLMTTVHSYTATQKTVDGPSKKAWRDGRGAHQNIIPASTGAAKAVGKVIPDLKGKLTGMAFRVPTPDVSVVDLTCRLAQPTPYEAIKEAIKAAAKGPLAGILAYTEDEVVSTDFVGNTHSSIFDANAGIALNNSFVKLISWYDNEFGYSHRVVDLLRYMFNRDQ
- the GAPDHS gene encoding glyceraldehyde-3-phosphate dehydrogenase, testis-specific isoform X2 yields the protein MSKRDIVLTNVTVVQLLRQPCPVTRAPPPPEPKVEAEREPQPEPEPEPKPEPVKEEPPPLPQPKKAPVGQKLTVGINGFGRIGRLVLRACIQKGVKVVAVNDPFIDPEYMVYMFKYDSTHGRYKGSVEHRNGKLVVDNQEISVFQCKQPRDIPWKSVGNPFVVESTGVYLSLEEASGHIEAGALRVVISAPSPDAPMFVMGVNEKSYDPASMKVVSNASCTTNCLAPLAKVIHERFGIVEGLMTTVHSYTATQKTVDGPSKKAWRDGRGAHQNIIPASTGAAKAVGKVIPDLKGKLTGMAFRVPTPDVSVVDLTCRLAQPTPYEAIKEAIKAAAKGPLAGILAYTEDEAKPPRAFLLGPQNLDTAGSQTL